One genomic segment of Kordiimonas sp. SCSIO 12603 includes these proteins:
- the mrdA gene encoding penicillin-binding protein 2, which translates to MAREGLRYQAFSRRAFILAGAQGLAVTALGGRLYYLSIVNGEKYKLRADKNRISVRLLAPVRGEIFDRKMRKIATNRRDFSVYLIPEQAKEVANTLTKLNRIVKISDRRLKRIERQIKRQRKFLPITVAKGLDWKTFSRVNVDMPNLPGVETNVGLSRFYPSGQSVAHIVGYLASPGENDVGRNPLYQLPGAKVGRQGIEKRFEEELRGEAGTRRVEVNAVGREIRELPPRQEALKGQDLHLTLDMDLQEFTLDQLGEESAGVVVMDVKNGDVLSLASAPTFDPNEFTSGISSANWQGLLNDPRKPLLNKCMTGQYPPGSTVKMVIALAALEQGIITPETKFFCNGKHRLGNNLFHCWQRNGHGHVDLLDAISKSCDVYFYEIAEKLDIDIIAEMAKRFGLGQTYALGVDGEKEGLVPDRQWKRVIQNQPWHLGETLNVSIGQGAMLATPLQLAVMTSRIASGNEVTPRLIRYTDELDFDPNFSPMEVNPLMMRLMRRGMEMVMEPKGTAHDYRRSKSAIKQAGKTGTAQVRRISRAERESGVLKNDEKPWAARDHALFVGYAPAENPEVAVSVLVQHGGGGASKAAPIGRAVLDKALELKDKPALPPVEQGEA; encoded by the coding sequence ATGGCGCGTGAAGGATTAAGATATCAAGCATTCAGCCGCCGGGCCTTTATTCTGGCTGGTGCACAAGGTCTCGCAGTAACCGCGCTAGGCGGGCGCCTTTATTATCTTTCTATTGTAAATGGTGAAAAATACAAACTTCGCGCAGATAAAAATCGGATATCAGTCAGGCTTTTAGCGCCTGTTCGCGGAGAGATATTTGATCGCAAGATGCGGAAGATAGCGACCAATCGCCGTGATTTCAGTGTGTATCTTATTCCGGAACAAGCGAAGGAAGTGGCCAACACGCTAACCAAACTCAACAGAATTGTAAAAATCAGCGACCGTAGGCTGAAGCGTATCGAACGCCAGATCAAACGACAGCGTAAGTTCTTGCCTATTACTGTTGCTAAGGGATTGGACTGGAAAACATTCAGTCGCGTGAATGTAGATATGCCCAACCTTCCGGGGGTTGAAACTAACGTTGGTCTCTCTCGCTTTTATCCAAGCGGGCAATCGGTTGCGCATATTGTTGGATATCTGGCTAGTCCGGGTGAAAATGATGTTGGGCGAAATCCTCTTTACCAATTACCCGGAGCTAAAGTTGGCAGACAAGGCATAGAAAAACGGTTTGAAGAAGAATTGCGAGGCGAAGCCGGTACGCGCCGGGTAGAAGTTAATGCTGTTGGCAGGGAAATTCGCGAACTACCTCCGAGACAGGAAGCTCTTAAAGGGCAGGACCTTCATCTTACGCTTGATATGGATTTGCAGGAATTCACCCTTGATCAATTGGGTGAGGAATCCGCTGGCGTCGTTGTGATGGATGTGAAAAACGGTGATGTGCTCTCGCTTGCATCGGCGCCTACTTTTGACCCGAACGAGTTTACCTCGGGAATTAGCAGTGCCAATTGGCAGGGTTTGTTGAATGACCCCAGGAAGCCGCTGCTTAACAAATGTATGACAGGCCAATATCCACCAGGTTCTACGGTAAAGATGGTTATTGCACTTGCTGCACTGGAACAGGGTATTATTACCCCGGAAACTAAGTTTTTCTGTAATGGGAAACATCGATTAGGGAATAATTTATTCCACTGTTGGCAGCGAAATGGTCATGGTCATGTAGATCTCTTGGACGCGATTTCCAAAAGCTGCGATGTCTATTTTTATGAGATAGCTGAGAAGCTTGATATTGATATTATTGCTGAGATGGCAAAGCGGTTTGGCTTGGGTCAAACTTATGCACTTGGCGTGGACGGTGAAAAAGAAGGCCTTGTTCCTGACCGCCAATGGAAGCGTGTTATTCAGAACCAGCCCTGGCATTTGGGTGAAACACTGAATGTATCCATTGGTCAGGGTGCAATGTTGGCAACGCCTCTTCAGCTTGCTGTGATGACATCTCGTATTGCTTCAGGTAATGAAGTAACGCCGCGATTAATTCGCTATACTGATGAACTTGATTTTGACCCTAACTTCAGCCCTATGGAAGTGAATCCTCTTATGATGCGTTTAATGCGGCGCGGCATGGAGATGGTGATGGAGCCAAAAGGCACTGCCCATGATTACAGGCGTTCCAAGTCTGCCATAAAGCAGGCTGGTAAAACTGGTACCGCTCAGGTAAGGCGTATTAGCCGGGCAGAACGAGAGAGCGGTGTATTAAAAAATGACGAAAAACCTTGGGCAGCACGTGATCATGCGCTGTTTGTAGGGTATGCCCCGGCAGAGAACCCTGAAGTAGCGGTTTCTGTACTGGTACAGCATGGTGGTGGTGGAGCTAGTAAAGCCGCTCCGATTGGCCGTGCAGTATTAGATAAAGCATTAGAGCTTAAAGATAAGCCAGCATTACCACCTGTTGAACAGGGAGAGGCATAA
- a CDS encoding rod shape-determining protein, with amino-acid sequence MLSKLLGMFSSDMAIDLGTANTLVYVKGRGIVLNEPSVVAIKNEQGRDRVLAVGDEAKLMLGRTPSGIQAIRPLRDGVIADFHVAEQMIKHFIQKVHNRSWASPQVVVCVPSGSTAVERKAIQESAEQAGARKVYLIDEPMAAAIGAGLPVTEPQGSMVVDIGGGTTEVAVLSLCGIVYATSVRVGGDKMDEALIAYIRRNHNLLIGEATAERIKKEIGTALIPEDGVGENLTIKGRDLMNGVPKEIEINQLQVAEALSEPVSAIVEGVKVALEHTAPELAADIVDRGVVLTGGGGMLHDLDTVIRRATGLPVTIAEEPLTCVALGTGRALEDETLKLVLTESY; translated from the coding sequence ATGCTATCAAAGCTGCTCGGTATGTTTTCATCTGACATGGCTATCGATCTGGGGACAGCCAACACACTTGTTTATGTGAAAGGCAGAGGGATTGTTCTGAATGAACCATCTGTTGTTGCTATCAAAAATGAGCAAGGTAGAGACCGGGTTTTAGCGGTAGGTGATGAAGCGAAGCTTATGCTTGGCCGTACACCAAGTGGTATTCAGGCTATCCGTCCTCTTCGCGATGGCGTGATCGCGGACTTCCATGTTGCGGAACAGATGATCAAACATTTCATTCAAAAAGTACACAATCGTTCGTGGGCAAGCCCGCAGGTAGTGGTTTGTGTACCTTCTGGTTCTACAGCCGTTGAACGTAAAGCCATTCAGGAATCAGCTGAGCAAGCTGGCGCTCGTAAAGTATATTTGATTGATGAACCAATGGCTGCAGCGATTGGTGCAGGTCTGCCGGTAACGGAGCCGCAAGGCTCTATGGTTGTTGATATTGGCGGTGGTACAACAGAAGTAGCGGTTCTTTCTCTTTGCGGTATTGTTTATGCTACATCTGTTCGTGTTGGTGGTGACAAGATGGATGAAGCACTTATTGCTTATATTCGCCGCAACCACAATCTATTGATCGGTGAAGCGACAGCGGAACGTATTAAGAAAGAAATTGGTACAGCCCTTATTCCAGAAGATGGCGTAGGTGAAAATCTTACGATCAAAGGCCGTGATTTGATGAATGGTGTGCCAAAAGAGATCGAAATTAACCAGTTGCAAGTAGCGGAAGCACTTTCTGAGCCAGTAAGTGCAATTGTTGAAGGGGTGAAAGTAGCTCTTGAGCATACAGCACCAGAACTCGCGGCTGATATTGTTGACCGCGGCGTTGTGCTTACCGGTGGCGGTGGTATGCTACATGATCTGGATACGGTTATTCGTCGTGCAACAGGATTGCCTGTTACTATTGCTGAGGAGCCACTTACATGTGTTGCTCTTGGTACAGGGCGTGCACTTGAAGATGAAACACTGAAATTAGTGCTTACTGAAAGCTACTAA
- the rodA gene encoding rod shape-determining protein RodA → MGSARMFGPRRDEKNAFQRLLSLNWGMILVTLLIGSVGVAMLYSVAGGAWDPWASRHSMRLGVAFIIMLIVGVMDIRYWMALSYPAWGIGVLLLVAVELVGDFGKNSQRWLDIGFMRLQPSELMKIALIMALARFYHARPFHQSKKISTLFTPLILIAIPVLLVVRQPDFGTGITLVAGGVAIIFLAGLPTWFFVASGVSVVAASPIVWSLMKEYQKGRVLTFLNPESDPTGAGYQITQSKIALGSGGMTGKGFLEGTQSHLNFLPEMKTDFIFTVLVEEFGLIGAIIVLLLYTIVLTYGLLVGIGCRNQFGRLLAAGLSMTLFYYVFINIGMVMGMMPVVGVPLPLISYGGSAILTWAIAFGLILSVASHRHVSLAPRGSGII, encoded by the coding sequence ATGGGTAGTGCGCGTATGTTTGGCCCCAGGCGGGACGAAAAGAATGCGTTTCAGCGGCTTCTAAGTCTGAATTGGGGAATGATCCTTGTTACCTTGCTTATTGGCTCTGTCGGTGTAGCCATGCTCTATAGTGTTGCTGGAGGCGCCTGGGATCCATGGGCTTCCCGGCATTCTATGCGCTTGGGCGTTGCCTTTATCATCATGCTTATTGTTGGTGTAATGGATATCCGTTATTGGATGGCACTTTCCTATCCTGCTTGGGGAATAGGGGTTTTGTTGCTGGTTGCTGTGGAATTGGTAGGGGATTTTGGTAAGAATTCCCAACGCTGGCTTGATATTGGCTTTATGCGACTACAGCCTTCTGAGCTTATGAAGATTGCACTTATTATGGCCCTAGCGCGCTTCTATCATGCTAGGCCATTTCATCAGAGTAAGAAGATCTCTACTCTGTTTACGCCGCTTATTCTGATAGCCATACCAGTGCTGCTCGTTGTGCGGCAACCTGATTTTGGTACTGGTATTACTCTTGTCGCCGGCGGTGTTGCCATCATATTTTTAGCTGGTCTCCCAACATGGTTCTTTGTCGCTTCGGGTGTTTCCGTAGTTGCAGCATCTCCAATTGTTTGGTCTCTGATGAAGGAGTATCAGAAAGGCCGAGTACTTACGTTCTTGAATCCAGAGTCTGATCCAACAGGTGCCGGATACCAGATTACTCAGTCAAAGATCGCTTTGGGTTCTGGGGGGATGACGGGTAAAGGCTTTCTGGAAGGAACCCAAAGTCATTTGAATTTTCTACCCGAAATGAAAACAGATTTTATCTTCACCGTGCTGGTTGAAGAGTTTGGCCTGATTGGCGCAATTATTGTGTTATTGCTTTATACAATTGTTCTAACGTATGGCCTGCTTGTGGGTATTGGCTGCAGGAACCAGTTTGGGCGATTATTAGCTGCGGGGCTTTCGATGACCCTTTTCTATTATGTGTTCATTAATATTGGCATGGTTATGGGAATGATGCCTGTGGTAGGCGTGCCTTTACCTCTTATTTCTTATGGCGGTTCAGCAATCCTGACATGGGCAATTGCTTTTGGGCTTATCCTTTCCGTCGCTTCACATAGACATGTTTCTTTGGCCCCTAGAGGTAGCGGCATTATCTAA
- a CDS encoding 2-isopropylmalate synthase, whose product MSHSEANRVRIFDTTLRDGEQSPGASMTLEEKLRIAETLEAMKVDVIEAGFAIASNGDFECVRQIAERIKDSTVCSLARAALGDIDRAAEALKPANSGRIHTFIATSPLHMKVKLNMEPEAVIEAVHKSVSHARGFVDDVEWSAEDATRTELEFLYRAVETAIKAGATTINLPDTVGYATPAEYEHMFRSVIENVPNSDKAIFSTHCHNDLGLAVANSLAGVAGGARQIECTINGIGERAGNAAMEEVVMALKTRGDALPYYTNIESTEIMRASKLVSTVTGFTVQNNKAIVGANAFAHESGIHQDGVLKNAETYEIMTPESVGVTKSSLVMGKHSGRHAFADKLAELGYELGDNAFQECFRRFKELGDRKKNIYDEDIVALVDDEVATWANRMQVISVNTHSSTNGTAISDITMTIDGDKHKTVTYGAGPVDAVFNAIKETIEMQPHLQLFQVHAVTQGTDAQAECTVRLEHDGRTVNGQGAHEDTVTAAARAYVSAVNKLMVKRQKTAPEPMSA is encoded by the coding sequence ATGTCACACAGTGAAGCAAACCGTGTGAGAATATTTGACACCACCTTGCGTGATGGAGAGCAATCTCCGGGCGCATCCATGACGCTAGAAGAAAAATTACGTATCGCGGAAACCCTTGAGGCCATGAAAGTGGATGTAATTGAGGCTGGCTTTGCAATTGCCTCAAACGGGGATTTTGAATGCGTACGGCAAATTGCGGAACGCATTAAGGATTCCACAGTGTGTTCGCTTGCTCGCGCTGCCCTTGGAGATATTGACCGGGCTGCTGAAGCTTTGAAACCTGCGAATTCAGGTCGTATTCACACCTTTATCGCAACAAGCCCGCTTCATATGAAAGTAAAGCTGAATATGGAGCCTGAGGCAGTTATTGAGGCGGTGCACAAATCAGTGAGCCATGCACGTGGTTTTGTGGATGATGTGGAGTGGAGTGCGGAAGACGCGACCCGTACAGAGCTTGAATTTCTTTACCGCGCGGTGGAGACCGCGATTAAAGCTGGTGCCACAACAATTAACCTGCCGGATACGGTTGGGTATGCAACACCAGCGGAATATGAACATATGTTCCGTTCGGTTATTGAGAATGTACCGAACTCTGATAAGGCTATCTTTTCCACCCACTGTCATAATGATCTTGGATTGGCTGTTGCCAATTCGCTTGCAGGTGTTGCGGGTGGCGCGCGCCAGATAGAATGTACGATCAACGGCATTGGTGAACGTGCTGGTAACGCGGCGATGGAAGAAGTAGTGATGGCACTTAAAACTCGCGGCGATGCATTACCTTATTATACTAATATTGAATCCACCGAGATTATGCGTGCTAGCAAGCTTGTTTCCACGGTAACGGGTTTCACGGTTCAGAATAATAAAGCGATCGTCGGTGCAAACGCATTTGCCCATGAAAGTGGTATCCATCAGGACGGCGTTTTAAAGAACGCTGAAACCTATGAAATTATGACCCCAGAGAGTGTAGGTGTTACAAAATCCTCACTTGTGATGGGTAAGCATTCAGGGCGTCATGCGTTTGCAGATAAACTGGCGGAACTTGGGTATGAGTTGGGTGATAATGCATTCCAGGAATGTTTCCGACGCTTTAAAGAATTAGGCGACCGTAAGAAGAATATCTATGATGAAGATATTGTTGCTCTGGTGGATGATGAAGTAGCCACTTGGGCTAACCGTATGCAGGTGATCTCGGTTAATACGCACTCGTCGACCAACGGTACAGCTATCTCTGACATCACAATGACTATTGATGGCGACAAACATAAAACAGTTACTTATGGCGCTGGGCCTGTAGACGCTGTGTTTAATGCCATTAAAGAAACCATTGAAATGCAACCACACTTGCAGCTTTTCCAGGTGCATGCTGTAACGCAAGGTACAGACGCTCAGGCAGAATGCACAGTAAGGCTTGAGCATGATGGCCGCACTGTAAACGGGCAGGGTGCTCATGAAGATACCGTTACTGCCGCCGCTAGGGCCTATGTGTCTGCGGTCAATAAGCTAATGGTGAAGAGGCAGAAAACCGCGCCTGAACCCATGTCGGCATAA
- a CDS encoding CPBP family intramembrane glutamic endopeptidase has product MQDQVFSKEEYPGLSASLVLVGLYPLLQLIIVMLMLGVMGVSSALSSETLEDVDLVAYASLVPCVALLALMRGHLMLNKQNSFREIGLRTPIMPVGEIIGWGLALSIAVLGFSTVYGLFFQESGQPELEQILRLARETDRGLSAFIIVGVVTVLGPIVEELIFRGYLQTALIKQTSPIIGIAASSVIFGAVHFNLSILPVLVFIGFALGYLYHKTGSIWPSIAFHILNNSFSVFLFFSYPELF; this is encoded by the coding sequence ATGCAAGATCAGGTCTTTTCTAAAGAAGAATATCCAGGGTTATCTGCCAGTCTCGTATTGGTTGGGTTATATCCGCTTCTTCAGCTAATTATTGTGATGCTGATGCTTGGGGTAATGGGGGTGAGTTCTGCACTAAGTAGCGAGACATTAGAGGATGTTGATCTAGTTGCATATGCCAGCTTGGTACCGTGTGTAGCACTCTTAGCTTTGATGCGCGGGCATTTAATGCTCAACAAACAGAATAGTTTTAGAGAAATTGGCCTCCGTACCCCAATAATGCCGGTTGGCGAAATTATTGGCTGGGGCCTTGCGCTATCTATCGCAGTGTTAGGTTTTTCGACAGTATATGGGCTGTTCTTTCAGGAAAGTGGGCAGCCAGAACTGGAGCAAATCCTGCGTTTGGCCCGTGAAACAGACAGAGGTCTATCGGCCTTTATTATTGTCGGCGTAGTAACGGTTCTGGGCCCAATTGTTGAGGAGTTGATTTTTAGAGGATATCTGCAAACAGCCCTTATTAAGCAAACCTCGCCGATTATTGGTATTGCTGCCTCAAGCGTTATTTTTGGTGCGGTTCATTTCAATTTGTCGATACTACCAGTTTTGGTATTTATTGGGTTTGCGCTGGGATATTTATACCATAAAACCGGGTCAATCTGGCCGAGTATAGCTTTCCATATTTTAAATAATTCGTTCTCGGTGTTTCTGTTTTTCTCTTACCCAGAATTATTTTAA
- a CDS encoding CPBP family intramembrane glutamic endopeptidase codes for MANTQEQTKQDNMVIIAILLVIAYPVLQIISALLLAVIAAIFQVEVTELGLISSTISLSIFTLAVFIWRERAGDYERIGFRSSQYSAQKLFMLVLGALVALLAFGYAYDTFIETDGQPETEALIIMAGGSLGSLSSIFLLMCIVVFAPVIEEIIFRGYLQTALEKKIGPFMALIISSLAFAAAHFDLDTLPILFIAGLAFGYIFQKTKSIYPAMFLHAANNGISSGILIFAPELYHERYTAFINWL; via the coding sequence ATGGCTAATACACAGGAGCAGACTAAGCAGGACAATATGGTCATTATCGCCATATTGCTGGTGATTGCATACCCAGTATTGCAGATTATTTCTGCACTTCTCCTAGCTGTTATCGCAGCAATCTTTCAAGTTGAGGTGACTGAACTTGGATTAATTTCAAGCACGATATCTCTCTCAATTTTTACACTTGCTGTTTTTATATGGAGGGAACGGGCAGGTGATTATGAAAGAATAGGATTTCGATCCAGCCAATATAGCGCCCAAAAGCTTTTCATGCTCGTTTTAGGGGCTCTGGTTGCCTTGTTAGCCTTTGGGTATGCGTATGATACTTTTATTGAGACAGACGGGCAGCCTGAAACTGAAGCTTTGATCATTATGGCAGGCGGTTCTTTAGGGTCGTTATCTTCCATATTTCTTCTAATGTGTATTGTTGTTTTTGCACCCGTTATTGAGGAGATCATTTTTAGAGGATACCTGCAAACAGCACTTGAAAAGAAGATTGGGCCCTTTATGGCTCTGATTATAAGCTCACTTGCATTTGCTGCTGCACATTTTGATCTTGATACGCTGCCGATATTATTCATTGCGGGCTTGGCATTCGGATACATATTCCAGAAAACAAAGTCTATTTATCCTGCTATGTTTTTACATGCCGCCAATAATGGCATTTCATCCGGCATTTTGATTTTTGCACCTGAGCTGTATCACGAACGTTATACGGCCTTCATAAATTGGCTTTAA
- the mreD gene encoding rod shape-determining protein MreD, with protein MNKMRSPMVASGPAGLLPVVSAFFLAILMLVPIGTGAANVVVPNLVLIAVFYWLSSRPLLMPYGACAILGFWLDLWLSVPLGLNMLILLLTRLFVLNQLKHYKGRNKLVHWIVFGLMSFGLYAVSWVIVSAVERSLIPVQPLLVQWLVTAFSYAPVAFLLGRVRRLVLR; from the coding sequence ATGAATAAAATGCGCTCTCCAATGGTGGCTAGTGGCCCAGCGGGGCTACTTCCTGTCGTTTCAGCCTTCTTCCTTGCTATTCTAATGCTTGTGCCCATTGGCACAGGTGCTGCGAATGTGGTTGTTCCCAATCTGGTTCTGATCGCAGTATTTTATTGGCTCTCATCGCGGCCGCTGCTTATGCCGTATGGTGCATGTGCTATTTTAGGCTTTTGGCTAGATTTATGGCTTTCGGTACCACTTGGTCTAAATATGTTGATTTTGCTGCTTACTCGCCTTTTTGTTCTCAACCAGTTAAAGCATTATAAAGGCCGAAACAAATTGGTACATTGGATTGTTTTTGGATTAATGTCCTTTGGTCTATATGCCGTTTCTTGGGTGATAGTATCCGCTGTTGAAAGGTCGTTAATTCCTGTGCAGCCACTATTAGTACAGTGGTTGGTAACAGCTTTTTCATATGCACCTGTCGCATTTCTGCTGGGGCGAGTAAGACGTTTGGTGTTGCGGTAA
- the ilvN gene encoding acetolactate synthase small subunit, producing the protein MKEIGPIQRHTISVIVDNEAGVLARVIGLFSGRGYNIESLTVAAVGKGEARSRITVVTSGTSMVIEQIKAQLDRLVPVHRVADLTIDGPFVARELALVKVSGTGDRRVEALRLAEAFRARAVDSTTESFVFELTGSAEKINAFIDLMKELGLVEAARTGAVALSRGEAGL; encoded by the coding sequence ATGAAAGAAATTGGCCCAATTCAACGACATACAATCAGTGTCATTGTTGATAACGAAGCAGGGGTACTTGCCCGCGTAATTGGCCTGTTCTCTGGCCGTGGTTATAATATTGAAAGCCTTACTGTGGCTGCCGTTGGTAAAGGCGAAGCGCGCTCGCGTATCACTGTTGTAACTTCTGGTACTTCCATGGTGATTGAACAGATTAAAGCACAGTTAGATCGCCTTGTACCAGTACACAGAGTAGCAGACTTGACGATAGATGGCCCATTTGTGGCCCGTGAACTTGCCCTTGTTAAGGTTTCAGGTACGGGTGACAGGCGTGTAGAAGCGCTACGGTTGGCGGAGGCTTTCCGGGCACGTGCTGTTGACAGCACAACAGAGAGCTTTGTGTTTGAACTCACCGGATCAGCAGAGAAGATCAACGCCTTTATTGATTTGATGAAAGAATTAGGCCTCGTTGAGGCCGCACGAACAGGGGCTGTTGCCCTTAGTCGCGGCGAAGCCGGGCTATAA
- the ilvC gene encoding ketol-acid reductoisomerase: MRVYFDSDADVNLVKDKTVAIVGYGSQGHAHAGNLRDSGVKRVIVALREGSATRKKAEAAGFETMTATEAAREADMVMMLAPDEHQAAIYADELAENMKEGAALMFAHGLNVHFGLINARKDLDVIMVAPKGPGHTVRAQYAVGKGVPCLIAVDQDASGKAHDLCLSYASAIGGGRSGIIETNFREECETDLFGEQAVLCGGISELIKAGFETLVEAGYAPEMAYFECLHETKLIVDLIYEGGIANMRYSISNTAEYGDYKTGPRIITDETKAEMKRVLEDIQKGRFVKDFITDNNAGNPELNAHRGLAERHPIEEVGSKLRGLMPWMKEGKLVDKEKN; the protein is encoded by the coding sequence ATGCGTGTTTATTTTGATAGTGATGCAGACGTAAATTTGGTGAAGGATAAAACCGTTGCCATCGTTGGCTATGGTAGTCAGGGCCATGCTCATGCTGGTAACCTGCGCGATAGCGGTGTGAAGCGTGTGATTGTTGCGCTGCGTGAAGGTTCAGCAACACGTAAGAAAGCGGAAGCTGCTGGTTTCGAAACTATGACAGCGACAGAAGCAGCACGTGAAGCTGATATGGTGATGATGCTGGCACCGGATGAGCATCAAGCTGCAATTTACGCTGATGAGCTTGCTGAGAATATGAAAGAGGGCGCGGCACTTATGTTTGCGCACGGCCTGAATGTTCATTTCGGTTTGATCAATGCCCGTAAAGATCTTGATGTGATTATGGTTGCACCGAAGGGCCCGGGTCATACGGTGCGCGCGCAGTATGCAGTTGGTAAAGGCGTTCCGTGCCTGATCGCTGTTGATCAGGACGCTTCAGGTAAAGCACACGATCTCTGTCTTTCTTATGCATCAGCTATTGGCGGTGGCCGTTCAGGTATTATCGAAACCAATTTCCGTGAAGAGTGTGAAACTGATCTCTTTGGTGAGCAGGCTGTTCTGTGTGGCGGTATCTCTGAGCTTATCAAAGCAGGCTTTGAAACGCTTGTTGAAGCGGGTTATGCACCAGAAATGGCCTATTTCGAATGTCTGCACGAAACCAAACTTATCGTAGATCTGATCTATGAAGGTGGTATCGCGAACATGCGTTATTCAATTTCAAACACAGCTGAATATGGTGATTATAAAACTGGTCCGCGCATTATCACTGATGAAACAAAAGCGGAGATGAAGCGGGTTCTTGAAGATATTCAGAAAGGCCGTTTCGTAAAAGATTTCATCACGGATAACAATGCTGGTAACCCGGAACTGAATGCACATCGCGGTCTTGCTGAGCGCCACCCGATTGAGGAAGTGGGTTCCAAATTACGCGGTTTGATGCCGTGGATGAAAGAAGGCAAGCTTGTAGACAAAGAGAAAAACTAA
- the mreC gene encoding rod shape-determining protein MreC yields the protein MATRLQSANFSGSGTRRSNRGRDALWLYLVISIVFLGMEVVSSAIPSQVRAYAGDVVSPVLTLLEKPVRAVQSGLERVVGVSDIYLENETLKDENARLKQWREAAMQLSRENEQLRTILKVPKREVTPAATARVIGVGGGAFERSILIGAGSRDNVRYNLPVVDSEGLVGRVLHVGFLSSRVLLVTDLNSRVPVRLERSGELAIAEGQNEVFMRLRFFPEEADIRIGDRFLTSGHGGVFPPDIPVARVSNIDADIITLEPLGLLDKLNYVRVMDYQAVPDDVELLEAEQSNE from the coding sequence CTGGCGACGAGACTGCAATCAGCGAATTTTTCTGGTAGTGGGACGAGGCGTTCGAACCGCGGCAGGGATGCTCTGTGGCTTTATCTGGTTATCTCTATCGTGTTTCTTGGGATGGAAGTAGTGAGTTCTGCAATTCCTTCCCAAGTGCGTGCCTATGCCGGTGATGTGGTGTCGCCAGTATTAACGCTTCTTGAAAAGCCTGTACGTGCTGTGCAGTCGGGGCTTGAGAGGGTCGTTGGCGTTTCAGATATCTATCTAGAAAATGAAACGCTCAAAGATGAAAACGCTAGATTGAAGCAATGGCGAGAAGCTGCCATGCAGCTCAGCCGAGAAAACGAGCAGTTACGTACAATCCTTAAAGTGCCAAAACGCGAGGTAACGCCAGCTGCAACAGCACGGGTTATTGGTGTTGGCGGTGGTGCGTTTGAGCGTAGCATCCTAATTGGAGCAGGTAGCCGGGATAATGTGCGCTATAATTTGCCTGTAGTGGATAGTGAAGGCCTTGTTGGCCGTGTGCTTCATGTTGGTTTTTTAAGTAGCCGGGTTTTATTGGTTACTGATCTGAACAGTAGAGTACCTGTAAGGTTAGAGCGTTCAGGCGAGCTAGCGATCGCAGAAGGCCAGAATGAAGTGTTCATGCGACTTCGTTTTTTCCCAGAAGAAGCAGATATTCGAATAGGTGACAGGTTTTTAACATCTGGCCATGGTGGGGTATTCCCGCCGGATATCCCTGTCGCTCGGGTCTCAAATATCGATGCGGATATTATCACGTTGGAACCACTTGGGTTGCTTGATAAACTTAATTATGTTCGCGTGATGGATTATCAGGCTGTGCCGGATGATGTAGAGCTTTTGGAAGCGGAGCAGAGCAATGAATAA
- a CDS encoding GNAT family N-acetyltransferase gives MDIFPIETERLIIRRFRKDDAEAFHSWRDDEEVARYTLWDYPYSLERSQAFCEKMSAIEPFPEGEWFQLVIEEKSSGKAVGDIGLGIKIDGNPDIGIGYSLNRSAHGNRYVGEALKDVIPAVAKVVGVKQAKAETDARNIASEKVLLKLGFEQSELHEKASFVKGEWCDEYYYVLNIEY, from the coding sequence ATGGATATTTTTCCAATTGAAACAGAACGGCTTATTATTCGGCGGTTCAGAAAAGATGATGCGGAAGCCTTTCACAGCTGGCGGGATGATGAAGAGGTCGCTCGCTATACCCTATGGGACTACCCGTATTCACTAGAGAGGTCTCAGGCCTTTTGTGAAAAAATGTCAGCTATTGAACCTTTTCCGGAAGGAGAATGGTTCCAGCTTGTGATTGAAGAAAAGTCTAGCGGTAAAGCGGTGGGGGACATCGGTCTTGGTATCAAGATAGACGGTAATCCTGATATCGGTATTGGCTACAGCTTAAATCGTTCAGCACACGGTAACCGTTATGTTGGTGAAGCGCTGAAGGATGTAATCCCAGCGGTTGCCAAAGTGGTTGGTGTGAAACAGGCTAAAGCAGAAACCGATGCCCGTAACATTGCGTCCGAAAAAGTGCTCCTGAAACTTGGTTTCGAACAATCTGAGCTGCATGAAAAAGCGTCGTTCGTGAAAGGTGAATGGTGCGATGAGTATTATTATGTCCTGAATATTGAGTATTGA